One Anthonomus grandis grandis chromosome 12, icAntGran1.3, whole genome shotgun sequence DNA window includes the following coding sequences:
- the LOC126742874 gene encoding 3-hydroxyisobutyryl-CoA hydrolase, mitochondrial: MLTRRLLSGFINQKIIGKNMSTTIESDVILKDVGDKGVILLNRPKALNSLNLSMVNKIYPALTKWESEKKLVIMKGAGEKAFCAGGDVKAIAESAFKNEKSLGYEFFKKEYINNGLIGSYKIPYVALIDGIVMGGGVGLSVHGRYRVATEKTLFAMPETQIGLFPDVGGSYFLPRLQGRLGWYLALTGFRLKGSDVFKAGIATHYTDSSNLGDLEDALFKCSNDSEIKAVLDKFNRTDIPEFSLAPYIDQINKCFSAPTVEEIISRLERDGSKWALDTIQLLNKMSPTSLKVTNKELELGKQMNLFECLQMEYRLAVKCVDGHDFREGVRALLIDKDQNPKWNPATLKDVSEETVSKHFERLPEELELKHKL; this comes from the exons ATG TTAACTAGGAGATTATTGTCTGGAttcataaatcaaaaaataattggtaAAAACATGTCAACAACAATTGAAAGCGATGTAATCCTTAAAGATGTAGGTGACAAGGGAGTCATATTATTAAATAGGCCAAAAGCTctgaattctttaaatttatccaTGGTTAACAAAATCTATCCAGCTCTTACGAAATGGGAATCAGAGAAAAAATTAGTTATCATGAAAG gggCTGGAGAAAAAGCTTTTTGTGCAGGAGGTGACGTGAAAGCAATAGCCGAAAGTgcattcaaaaatgaaaaatcgcTAGGATacgagttttttaaaaaagaatatattaacAATGGTCTAATAGGTTCCTACAAAATTCCATATGTAGCCTTAATAGATGGTATAGTAATGGGCGGTGGTGTTGGATTATCTGTTCATGGTCGGTATAGAGTAGCTActgaaaaaacattatttgctATGCCAGAAACTCAAATCGGTCTTTTCCCTGATGTTGGAGGTTCTTACTTTTTGCCTCGTTTACAAGGGAGACTTGGTTGGTATCTAGCTTTGACTGGATTTAGATTAAAAGGATCTGACGTcttcaaagcag gtATCGCAACTCATTACACGGACAGTTCAAACCTGGGAGATTTAGAAGATGCTCTATTTAAATGTTCAAATGACAGTGAGATCAAAGCTGTCTTGGATAAATTCAACAGAACAGACATCCCCGAGTTTTCTTTGGCGCCATATATTGACCAAATCAACAAATGTTTTTCTGCACCTACCGTAGAGGAGATCATTAGTAG GCTAGAAAGAGACGGCTCGAAATGGGCATTAGACACCATTCAACTGCTCAATAAGATGTCTCCGACGAGCCTTAAAGTTACTAATAAAGAACTGGAACTTGGTAAACAAATGAATTTATTTGAGTGCTTACAAATGGAGTACCGATTGGCCGTGAAATGCGTAGATGGACACGACTTTAGAGAAG GTGTTCGAGCATTACTCATTGACAAAGACCAGAATCCAAAATGGAACCCGGCAACACTAAAGGATGTTTCGGAAGAGACTGTCAGCAAGCATTTTGAGAGGCTCCCGGAAGAGCTAGAACTGAAGCATAAGCTGTAA
- the LOC126742876 gene encoding uncharacterized protein LOC126742876 gives MSIKNRGRNILSLTQAENNKIQTQLEKLHADACNERLLDLESPPNYSVSTNSGDLEGILDLGVKLSGLSSSSSLSWSEDYESEVGKKVQSELEKLDRLFQGLDEDPSPYDLQEIHEWKQFFPYLHILGSTTPTNSSQNSNGSSETEEEATKPNQTQNLSQESILLGTQSSFVNRRRHHPTFGNPNSLRDWNTVPPKPKSLEINQYLRISSIKSPDTTNRKQVQSISKKDLLDDQSPEYISLPFITATSLHTQTKRKLQRNKPANSLVLPPIENTFRSISATPRQASSKSMFVSFNYDRSRNKVTQAAKLKSELMKLFDHIPITNR, from the exons atgtcaatcaaaaatagaGGTAGGAATATTTTAAGTCTTACTCAGGCAGAAAATAACAAGATTCAAACACAATTGGAGAAGTTACATGCTGATGCATGTAATGAAAGACTTTTGGATTTAGAAAGCCCACCAAACTATTCTGTATCAACAAATTCTGGTGATCTTGaag gaattttggATCTGGGTGTTAAATTAAGTGGATTAAGTTCAAGTAGTTCACTAAGTTGGAGTGAAGATTATGAATCAGAAGTTGGCAAGAAGGTTCAATCAGAACTGGAGAAGTTGGACAGATTGTTTCAAGGGTTAGATGAAGATCCTAGTCCCTATGATTTACAGGAAATACATGAATGGAAACAGTTTTTTCCATATCTTCA caTTCTCGGTAGTACAACACCAACAAATTCATCACAAAATTCTAACGGCAGTTCAGAAACCGAAGAAGAGGCTACCAAACCAAATCAAACTCAAAATTTATCACAAGAGAGTATTCTTCTTGGAACCCAAAGTTCTTTCGTAAATCGACGCAGACATCATCCAACCTTTGGCAACCCAAATTCATTACGGGACTGGAACACCGTACCACCTAAACCTAAAAGCTTAGAAATAAATCAGTATCTCAGAATATCTTCTATTAAAAGCCCGGATACGACAAACCGAAAGCAAGTACAATCGATTTCAAAAAAGGATCTATTAGATGACCAGTCTCCTGAGTATATCTCTCTCCCTTTTATTACTGCTACTTCATTGCACACACAAACTAAAAGGAAACTCCAAAGAAATAAACCTGCGAACAGTTTAGTTTTACCACCAAtagaaaatacttttagatCGATATCGGCTACGCCAAGACAAGCTTCGAGTAAAAGTATGTTTGTTAGTTTTAACTACGATAGATCACGTAATAAGGTAACTCAAGCAGCCAAATTAAAAAGTGAACTGATGAAACTCTTCGATCACATTCCAATTACTAACAGATAA